One Littorina saxatilis isolate snail1 linkage group LG10, US_GU_Lsax_2.0, whole genome shotgun sequence DNA window includes the following coding sequences:
- the LOC138978003 gene encoding beta-1,3-galactosyltransferase 6-like, whose translation MLPLHLQTGIERRLNRHASTVLIGGVFLTLCGVLFLTMCSMPCEDKSYGIHHDDHAISRSKAFWEKHHLAPSRDLKTSLVVMVISGVDNRHQRNTIRDTWLSDARKASVMVKFVIGTNLLAEEAKKSLDREQFLHNDLLLLNDLTESYTNLTTKLLYTLQWVDVTVDYKYFLKVDDDSYVRADIIVKELQHKPAERLYWGFFNGRARVKKSGQWAEKDWFLCDRYLPYALGGGYILSSDLVHYVASNSKYLQHYLSEDVSLGAWLAPVKVDRIHDERFDTEFVSRGCRNDYLITHKQSAMSMQHLHQNLHKSGKLCSKEEMKRESYKYDWSVLPSKCCLRNDKILP comes from the coding sequence ATGCTACCACTGCACCTCCAGACAGGCATTGAGCGTCGGCTTAATCGTCACGCAAGCACCGTTCTCATTGGTGGCGTCTTCTTGACGCTGTGTGGCGTTCTCTTCCTGACAATGTGCAGTATGCCTTGTGAGGATAAATCTTACGGCATTCACCACGACGATCATGCCATCTCTCGCAGCAAAGCATTCTGGGAGAAACACCATCTGGCTCCATCGCGAGACCTTAAAACATCTCTGGTTGTCATGGTAATAAGTGGTGTTGATAACCGGCATCAGAGGAATACGATCCGTGACACATGGCTGTCTGATGCACGGAAGGCTTCAGTGATGGTGAAGTTTGTGATTGGGACAAATCTCCTGGCAGAAGAGGCGAAGAAGAGTTTGGACCGGGAGCAATTTCTTCACAATGATTTACTCTTGCTGAATGACCTGACAGAATCCTACACAAATCTTACCACAAAGCTGTTGTACACTCTACAATGGGTGGATGTGACAGTGGATTATAAATATTTCCTCAAAGTGGATGACGATAGTTACGTTCGAGCTGACATAATCGTCAAGGAGCTTCAACACAAACCAGCAGAGAGACTTTACTGGGGATTTTTTAACGGTCGCGCAAGAGTGAAGAAGTCGGGTCAGTGGGCAGAAAAAGACTGGTTTCTGTGTGACAGATATCTTCCGTACGCTTTGGGTGGAGGTTATATTTTGTCCAGTGATTTAGTTCATTACGTTGCTAGCAACAGCAAATATCTTCAGCACTATCTCAGTGAAGATGTTTCGTTAGGAGCTTGGTTGGCGCCTGTGAAAGTTGATCGAATTCATGATGAACGTTTTGACACAGAATTTGTGTCCAGAGGTTGTCGTAATGACTATTTGATTACGCATAAACAGAGTGCTATGTCAATGCAGCACTTACATCAGAATCTTCACAAGTCTGGTAAACTTTGTTCAAAAgaagagatgaagagagagtcGTATAAATATGATTGGAGTGTTTTGCCATCCAAATGTTGCTTGCGAAATGATAAAATATTGCCATGA